The Anopheles merus strain MAF unplaced genomic scaffold, AmerM5.1 LNR4000991, whole genome shotgun sequence genome window below encodes:
- the LOC121603272 gene encoding short chain dehydrogenase mdpC-like, translated as MVEISEAEFDQADAINNKSAFLFLKEAGKSVSDHGKVCTLVTSLLGAYTPFYAAYAGTKAPVEHYTRAASKEFGERGISTGLTDIEDIVPYIRFMVSEGWWMTGQTILVNGGYCTK; from the exons AATCAGCGAGGCCGAGTTCGATCAGGCGGATGCCATCAACAATAAGTCCGCCTTCCTGTTCCTCAAGGAAGCCGGCAAGTCGGTCAGCGACCATGGCAAGGTTTGCACGCTGGTCACGTCGCTGTTGGGGGCCTACACACCGTTCTATGCCGCCTATGCCGGCACGAAGGCACCCGTCGAGCATTACACGCGCGCCGCGTCCAAGGAATTCGGCGAGCGCGGCATTTCG ACCGGTCTGACCGATATCGAGGATATCGTTCCCTATATCCGCTTCATGGTTTCCGAAGGCTGGTGGATGACCGGTCAGACTATTTTGGTGAATGGCGGTTACTGCACCAAGTAA